One Dietzia sp. JS16-p6b genomic window carries:
- a CDS encoding ISL3 family transposase, translating into MNATASLLADTICRTVELGVTITDAAVADELTHLFCAPVTLDPICAECGMAGRLRDHVQRKVTDLPIVGHPTRLHVRVPRFTCDNTECATRIFQQRMPALAEPRAKTTRRCSRWILQRLAIDRTSVSAVAKALGLGWDLVNDLAVSEVRTMVYEQPGHFDGVRVLGVDEHKWKHVRGDGSSAFVTVLVDLTPVVDGTGPSRLLDMVPGRSAKVLTEWLDARDQVFRDRVKVVTMDGFAGYHTAAASAVPAARTVMDPFHVVHLAADKLTVCRQRIQQATTGHRGRTGDPLYGIRRTLRTRAELLTDKQKMRLFQAFTAHDAHAAVEVTYGVYQRLITAYEASGKREGKIAMYKLLKSIRAGVPAELPELAQLGRSLWKRHREILAYFDVGASNGPVEAINGRLEHLRGIALGFRNLKHYILRSLIHSGQLQDRINAL; encoded by the coding sequence TTGAACGCTACCGCCAGCCTGCTCGCCGACACCATCTGCCGCACCGTCGAGCTCGGGGTGACCATCACCGACGCCGCTGTGGCTGACGAGCTCACGCACCTGTTCTGCGCCCCGGTCACACTCGACCCGATCTGCGCCGAGTGCGGGATGGCGGGCCGTTTGCGGGACCACGTCCAGCGGAAGGTCACGGATCTACCGATCGTCGGGCATCCCACCAGACTGCACGTGCGGGTACCGCGCTTCACCTGCGACAACACCGAGTGCGCTACGAGGATCTTCCAGCAGCGGATGCCGGCGTTGGCCGAGCCGCGGGCCAAGACCACCCGCCGCTGCAGCCGCTGGATCCTGCAGCGTCTGGCGATCGACCGCACCAGCGTGTCCGCCGTGGCCAAGGCCCTCGGGCTGGGGTGGGACCTGGTCAATGACCTGGCGGTCTCGGAGGTTCGCACGATGGTCTACGAGCAGCCCGGACACTTCGACGGAGTCCGCGTTCTCGGTGTCGATGAGCACAAATGGAAGCACGTGCGCGGCGACGGCAGCAGTGCGTTCGTCACCGTCCTGGTCGACCTGACCCCGGTCGTGGACGGCACCGGCCCGTCTCGCCTGTTGGACATGGTCCCGGGCCGTTCGGCGAAGGTCCTCACCGAGTGGCTGGACGCCCGTGACCAGGTGTTTCGAGACCGGGTCAAGGTTGTCACGATGGACGGGTTCGCCGGCTACCACACCGCCGCCGCCAGCGCGGTGCCCGCTGCCCGGACGGTGATGGACCCGTTCCACGTCGTGCACCTGGCCGCCGACAAGCTCACCGTGTGCCGCCAACGCATCCAGCAGGCCACCACCGGGCACCGGGGCCGCACGGGCGACCCGCTGTACGGCATCCGCCGCACCCTGCGAACCCGCGCTGAACTGCTGACCGACAAGCAGAAGATGCGCCTGTTCCAAGCGTTCACCGCCCATGACGCGCACGCGGCGGTGGAGGTCACCTACGGCGTCTACCAGCGACTCATCACTGCTTACGAAGCCTCGGGCAAGCGGGAGGGCAAGATCGCTATGTACAAGCTCCTCAAGTCGATCCGGGCCGGTGTACCCGCCGAACTCCCCGAGCTCGCGCAGCTCGGCCGTTCGCTGTGGAAGCGGCATCGGGAGATCCTGGCCTACTTCGACGTGGGCGCTTCCAACGGCCCCGTCGAAGCCATCAACGGACGCCTCGAGCACCTCCGCGGAATCGCCCTGGGCTTCCGGAACCTCAAGCACTACATCTTGCGGTCACTGATCCACTCCGGACAGCTTCAGGACCGGATCAATGCACTCTAA
- a CDS encoding ATP-binding protein, producing the protein MTDRHLTDADMPLFTQLRMTAFGQTVIDLANDPACDEWTFSEKIFHALDKEITARQERRTQKLLKASRSPNPDACVEEIRYLPDRNVNRELIARLSSCQWIDATRNLVVLGQSSVGKTYLAQALLNAACRKYYTARFFRLDDLANRLAVLEPTSQRRLDFLTDLHNCDLLVLDDFLTTPVAPHTAAELLNILAAREGRGSTLVTSQFDPPDWYKSLQDAVIAESILNRIVAGAEIIALDGPNMRRHLATATP; encoded by the coding sequence GTGACTGATCGTCATCTCACCGACGCCGACATGCCACTGTTCACCCAGTTGCGGATGACCGCGTTCGGCCAGACCGTCATCGACTTGGCCAACGATCCCGCCTGCGACGAGTGGACCTTCTCGGAGAAGATCTTCCACGCCCTGGACAAAGAGATCACGGCCAGGCAGGAACGCCGGACCCAGAAACTACTCAAGGCCTCCAGATCGCCAAACCCTGACGCCTGCGTAGAAGAGATCCGCTACCTGCCTGACCGCAACGTCAACCGCGAGCTAATCGCACGACTTTCCAGCTGTCAATGGATCGACGCCACTCGTAATCTCGTCGTGCTCGGCCAGTCCAGCGTGGGCAAGACCTACCTCGCCCAGGCACTGCTCAATGCCGCGTGCCGAAAGTACTACACCGCGAGGTTCTTCCGACTCGACGACCTGGCCAACCGGCTCGCCGTTCTGGAGCCGACCTCGCAGCGCAGGCTGGACTTCCTCACCGACCTGCACAACTGCGACCTGCTGGTTCTCGATGACTTCCTGACCACGCCGGTGGCTCCGCACACAGCGGCGGAGCTGCTCAACATCCTTGCCGCTCGGGAAGGCCGGGGCTCGACTCTGGTGACCTCGCAGTTCGATCCGCCCGATTGGTACAAGTCGCTCCAAGACGCGGTCATCGCCGAATCGATCCTCAACCGGATCGTCGCCGGCGCCGAGATCATCGCCCTCGACGGCCCGAACATGAGACGACACCTCGCCACGGCAACGCCATAG
- the istA gene encoding IS21 family transposase — protein sequence MTDYRLVMSLLLQDRSYRDIEAIAGCSHRTVAKAKKVCHEHGLTATSQVEALSVEEIDVLFADGRKTPSKEFVAFDVAAAVKKRTGKKKLPLRVLWANYLDTDGTPGQRHYSYQRFCQIIGEYVEVNELTMRITHVPGHTMQVDWAGTKMAIFDPVTGTKTTVSVFVASLPYSGMVFACGCLDEKMPNWLDAHLRAFEYFGGAAQVIVPDNASTASNQIARGDRAREVNREYRDFLEYHQTAAVPTRPVRPTDKGNVEAGVKVVTNWVIGRLADRRFASLDDANDAIAAEVEAINDRTPFRGQKTSRRELFTEHEQSELFDLPEARWQPVIWKKSKVNRDYHVEIATVKYSVPYTFAGQHVDVKITGPTLTVMAGGEVIASHAVSGRRHSFVTDPDHVPAQHLQTSDLWSRAYFVRQAHKIGPHTVAAISEVLDRQRIEAQGYRSCQNILALARGDNKMLLERACGQLVSETSRRAISYTAVKQQLAALRTQAAARPTTTQPAVAATTDRLEPPPGRRDTTGAHLAGPEQFSLAALTGGPSPSSGTAGQEELQ from the coding sequence GTGACTGATTACCGATTGGTGATGTCGCTACTGCTGCAGGACAGGTCCTACCGGGACATCGAGGCGATCGCGGGTTGCTCGCATCGCACGGTCGCGAAGGCGAAGAAGGTCTGCCACGAGCACGGGTTGACCGCCACGAGCCAGGTCGAGGCGCTCAGCGTCGAGGAGATCGACGTCTTGTTCGCCGATGGGCGCAAGACGCCGTCGAAGGAGTTCGTCGCCTTCGACGTGGCGGCTGCCGTGAAGAAGCGCACGGGCAAGAAGAAGCTGCCGCTGCGGGTGCTGTGGGCCAACTACCTCGACACTGACGGCACGCCGGGGCAGCGGCACTACAGCTACCAGCGGTTCTGCCAGATCATCGGCGAGTACGTCGAGGTCAACGAGCTGACGATGCGGATCACGCACGTGCCCGGGCACACGATGCAAGTCGACTGGGCGGGCACGAAGATGGCCATCTTCGATCCCGTCACCGGCACCAAGACCACAGTGTCGGTGTTCGTGGCGTCGCTTCCGTACTCGGGGATGGTCTTCGCCTGCGGCTGTCTGGACGAGAAGATGCCGAACTGGCTCGACGCGCACTTGCGGGCGTTCGAGTACTTCGGCGGCGCGGCGCAGGTGATCGTCCCGGACAACGCCTCGACGGCGTCGAACCAGATCGCCCGCGGTGACCGGGCCCGCGAGGTCAACCGTGAGTACCGGGACTTCCTCGAGTATCACCAGACCGCTGCCGTGCCCACTCGGCCGGTGCGCCCGACAGACAAGGGGAACGTCGAGGCCGGAGTGAAAGTGGTGACGAACTGGGTGATTGGACGCCTGGCCGATCGGCGCTTCGCGAGCCTGGACGATGCGAACGACGCGATCGCCGCCGAGGTGGAGGCGATCAACGACCGGACCCCGTTCCGCGGCCAGAAGACCAGCCGCCGGGAGCTGTTCACCGAGCACGAGCAGTCGGAACTGTTCGACCTTCCCGAGGCCCGCTGGCAGCCAGTCATCTGGAAGAAGTCCAAGGTCAACAGGGATTACCACGTGGAGATCGCCACGGTGAAGTACTCGGTGCCCTACACCTTCGCTGGCCAGCACGTCGATGTGAAGATCACCGGCCCCACACTCACGGTCATGGCTGGCGGGGAGGTCATCGCCTCCCACGCCGTCTCCGGTAGGCGACATTCCTTCGTGACCGACCCTGACCATGTTCCCGCGCAGCATCTGCAGACCTCGGACCTATGGTCGCGGGCGTACTTCGTGCGCCAGGCCCACAAGATCGGACCGCACACCGTCGCCGCGATCAGCGAGGTCCTCGATCGCCAGCGGATCGAGGCTCAGGGCTATCGCTCGTGCCAGAACATCCTCGCCCTGGCCCGCGGGGACAACAAGATGCTGCTCGAGCGGGCCTGTGGCCAACTCGTCTCCGAGACCTCCCGCCGGGCGATCAGCTACACCGCCGTCAAGCAGCAGCTGGCGGCCCTGAGGACCCAGGCCGCCGCCCGGCCCACCACCACGCAGCCGGCGGTGGCGGCTACGACGGACCGGCTGGAGCCGCCACCGGGTCGGCGAGATACCACCGGGGCGCATCTGGCCGGGCCCGAGCAGTTCAGCCTCGCCGCCCTCACAGGAGGCCCGAGCCCGAGCAGCGGCACCGCGGGGCAGGAGGAGCTGCAGTGA
- a CDS encoding ATP-dependent endonuclease translates to MPHRITAASPLRTPDPEEPVSLPESYSGLGSRNLILMLLTLLSYYREYATRGNMPGLHLVFIEEPEAHLHPQMQEVFIEQLASVAELFPTLDEKRQPWWPQFAVSTHSSHVANRADFSTIRYFRVENDPKGGPGHHANVLDLTNAEDINKKFLHQYLTLTRSDLFFADKAILVEGTSERLIVPAAIRNAKHELSSQYVALMEVGGAYAHIFFPLLDFLRIPALIITDLDAVGPVDGKKRDGATTVHEGTSTSNATIKKWFPDTC, encoded by the coding sequence GTGCCTCACCGCATCACCGCAGCATCCCCGCTACGCACTCCGGATCCGGAAGAGCCGGTATCACTCCCTGAGTCTTACAGCGGACTGGGGTCTCGCAACCTCATCCTAATGTTGCTCACGCTTCTTAGCTACTACCGCGAGTATGCGACGAGGGGCAACATGCCTGGACTGCACCTGGTCTTCATCGAAGAGCCTGAAGCGCATCTTCATCCGCAGATGCAGGAGGTGTTCATCGAGCAGCTAGCTTCGGTCGCTGAGCTTTTCCCGACGCTGGATGAAAAGAGGCAGCCCTGGTGGCCTCAGTTCGCGGTCTCGACCCACTCGTCTCATGTTGCCAACCGTGCGGACTTCTCAACCATCCGATATTTCCGTGTCGAAAACGACCCGAAAGGTGGCCCAGGCCACCACGCCAATGTCCTCGACCTCACCAACGCTGAAGACATCAATAAGAAGTTCCTGCACCAGTACCTGACCCTCACCCGCTCCGACCTCTTCTTCGCCGACAAAGCCATACTCGTGGAAGGCACAAGCGAACGGCTGATCGTTCCCGCGGCCATCCGAAACGCCAAACATGAGCTCAGCAGCCAATACGTTGCGCTCATGGAAGTGGGAGGCGCATACGCCCACATATTCTTCCCGCTCCTTGACTTCCTCCGCATTCCAGCACTCATCATCACCGACCTCGATGCAGTAGGCCCGGTCGACGGCAAGAAGCGAGACGGAGCAACGACAGTTCACGAAGGCACATCAACAAGTAACGCAACCATCAAGAAGTGGTTCCCCGACACCTGTTAG